A genome region from Camelina sativa cultivar DH55 chromosome 10, Cs, whole genome shotgun sequence includes the following:
- the LOC104720373 gene encoding uncharacterized protein LOC104720373 yields the protein MGGGVSGCWCRRAQPPQLYPSHLKDHQSRSRNSSSDQQPQVHVDALGKITLPFISRPRALLEVDSPPSSGDGRSGHKGSEKHLEDEPLVAARVTIEDAFGVLIDIVDIDRTLQFNRPQDGGAQLKRKRQILLEGLATSLQLVDPFSKTGQKTGLTAKDDIVFLRIATLPKGRKLLTKYLQLLVPGTEIARVVCMAVFRHLRFLFGGLPSDSLAAETIANLAKAVTVCVQAMDLRALSACLAAVVCSSEQPPLLPPYGG from the exons ATGGGCGGTGGTGTGAGTGGCTGCTGGTGTAGAAGGGCTCAG CCTCCTCAGTTGTATCCTTCTCATTTGAAGGATCACCAATCCCGGTCCCGTAATAGTAGTTCAGATCAGCAACCACAAGTTCATGTGGATGCTCTTGGAAAGATTACACTTCCTTTTATTTCCAGGCCACGAGCCTTACTCGAGGTTGACTCTCCGCCTAGCTCTGGTGATGGAAGGTCTGGTCATAAGGGATCTGAAAAGCATCTGGAAGATGAGCCTCTTGTTGCAGCTAGGGTCACTATTGAAGATGCTTTTGGAGTTCTTATTGATATAGTTGACATTGATAGGACTCTCCAATTCAACAGGCCACAAGATGGAGGAGCTCAGCTCAAGAGAAAACGACAGATCCTGCTTGAAGGATTAGCAACTTCGCTTCAACTTGTTGATCCCTTCAGCAAAACAGGCCAGAAAACAGGATTAACCGCCAAGGATGATATTGTCTTTCTACGCATAGCTACACTTCCCAAGGGTCGGAAACTGCTCACAAAGTATCTACAGCTTCTTGTCCCTGGTACTGAGATTGCTCGTGTTGTCTGTATGGCTGTATTCCGCCACCTCAGGTTTCTCTTTGGTGGTTTACCGTCAGATAGCCTTGCAGCAGAGACAATAGCTAATCTAGCTAAAGCAGTTACGGTTTGTGTTCAAGCAATGGACCTCCGAGCACTGAGTGCTTGTCTTGCAGCTGTTGTTTGTTCTTCAGAACAGCCACCACTCC TTCCTCCTTATGGTGGTTGA